The Chryseobacterium geocarposphaerae genome window below encodes:
- the recF gene encoding DNA replication/repair protein RecF (All proteins in this family for which functions are known are DNA-binding proteins that assist the filamentation of RecA onto DNA for the initiation of recombination or recombinational repair.), whose protein sequence is MIIKRLSLYNFKNHSEKKFEFSPQINCFVGNNGVGKTNILDALHYLSVGKSFLGNTDLNNILKDEDFFTIDAEIQSEDSEDNIKILQPKEAKKVIKKNDKSYDRMADHIGYLPSVMISPYDSNLISDSGESRRKFLDSMISQTDSEYLFDLIQYQKAIQQRNALLKYFAKNRVWDKDSLEIYDDPISKFGTKIFEKRRTFVEKLNPIVQNFYQIISGGKETVSVIYESHLLNDSFESLLKESLERDRMLTYTSKGIHKDDLLFEMDSVLIKKIGSQGQQKSFLISLKLAQMSLVKELTNKTPILLLDDIFDKLDDHRVSQLIELVNRENFGQIFITDTHRERTESVVKKINEESIIFEI, encoded by the coding sequence ATGATTATTAAGAGACTTTCCCTGTACAATTTCAAAAACCATTCTGAGAAAAAATTTGAATTTTCTCCGCAAATCAACTGTTTTGTGGGAAACAACGGTGTAGGGAAAACCAACATTCTGGATGCACTGCATTATCTTTCTGTGGGCAAAAGTTTTTTAGGCAACACAGATCTTAATAACATTCTGAAAGATGAAGATTTCTTCACCATTGATGCTGAGATCCAAAGTGAAGACAGTGAAGACAACATCAAAATCCTTCAGCCTAAAGAAGCAAAAAAAGTCATTAAAAAGAATGATAAAAGCTACGATAGAATGGCAGATCATATCGGATATTTGCCCAGTGTGATGATTTCTCCATATGATTCCAATTTAATTTCAGATTCAGGGGAAAGCAGAAGAAAATTCTTGGATTCCATGATTTCCCAAACAGATTCAGAATATCTTTTTGATTTAATTCAATATCAAAAAGCGATTCAGCAGAGAAATGCCTTATTAAAATATTTCGCTAAAAATCGTGTCTGGGATAAAGATTCACTGGAAATTTATGATGATCCGATTTCTAAATTCGGAACTAAGATTTTTGAAAAAAGACGGACTTTTGTTGAAAAGCTGAATCCTATCGTTCAGAATTTTTATCAAATTATTTCCGGCGGAAAAGAAACGGTTTCTGTTATCTATGAATCTCATTTACTAAACGATTCTTTTGAAAGCCTATTAAAGGAAAGTCTGGAAAGGGACAGAATGCTTACCTATACATCAAAAGGAATTCATAAAGACGACCTTTTGTTTGAAATGGATTCAGTATTGATCAAAAAAATCGGTTCACAGGGACAGCAGAAATCATTCTTAATTTCATTAAAACTGGCACAAATGAGTCTGGTAAAGGAATTAACAAATAAAACTCCGATCCTTCTATTAGACGATATTTTTGATAAACTGGACGACCACAGGGTTTCTCAATTGATTGAGCTGGTAAACCGGGAGAATTTCGGACAGATTTTCATAACCGATACTCATAGAGAACGTACGGAAAGTGTGGTAAAAAAAATAAATGAGGAGAGTATAATTTTTGAGATATAA